From Microbacterium sp. CGR2:
GCGCACCGGCGTCCGACCGTCTCCGTCTGCGTCACTCGGCGAGAGGATCTGTCGAGGCATCCGGGATCTCGTCGGTGGAGAAGTAGACGGGCAACCCGCGCTCACGGGCGATCTCGACATCCTTGTCTGCCCCAGCAGAGGCGCCGGGTAGACGGAGCACCGCATCACAATGCTGCAGCAGCCGGTGCGCGGTCTCGTACATGACATCGCCGGTGACGGCATCCGCCTCGTTCAAAATGCGCAGAATCGGCAGGGCGACCCATTCGCCGATCATCGGGATATGCCCACGACGGTAGATCGGTGCGGATGCCTCCTCCAGTCGTTCGAGATTGGCGGCGATGCGATCGGGGTCGCCACCGGTTCCGGAGCGGTAGGGACCAGCGATGAGGATCAGCAGTGGCTTCTTCATGGAGATGACTGTAGTCTCAAACGTGCAACAACGCGCAACTT
This genomic window contains:
- a CDS encoding DUF4406 domain-containing protein, which gives rise to MKKPLLILIAGPYRSGTGGDPDRIAANLERLEEASAPIYRRGHIPMIGEWVALPILRILNEADAVTGDVMYETAHRLLQHCDAVLRLPGASAGADKDVEIARERGLPVYFSTDEIPDASTDPLAE